The nucleotide window CCGTTTGCCTCCAGAGCTCACTGTCCTGTCTCCAAATGCATTAGAGCGCCCATTGCCCAGTGATTCTGACACAtgctctcccctttctctctccttgcttcCCCACAGGATGAGGGATCTTTCTTCCTCAGAGAAGCAGGAGCATGTGAAACTGCAGAAGCTCATGGAGAAAAAGAACCAAGAGCTGGAAGTTGTGAGGCAACAACGGGAGCGTCTGCAGGAGGAACTGAGCCAGGCAGAGAGCACCATCGATGAACTCAAGGAACAGGTCTGGGGAGCCCAGCCCCTTGCCCAGAGTGCCCAGCCCTACTCTCCTGTTGGTGCCTCCTTTTTCTAGGCACCTTTCAacagccctgctccctccctcttaTACAGGTGGATGCTGCTCTCGGTGCTGAGGAGATGGTGGAGATGCTGACAGACCGGAACCTGAATCTGGAAGAGAAAGTGCGGGAGTTGAGAGAGACTGTGGGGGATTTGGTAAGAGAAGCTCATACACCTGACCTCTTACTCTGATGCCCGGGTATTTAGAAGGGACTTGCTAAGAGAGGGACTGACACATAACCCCTGAGCTTTGAGCAGGGTGTGTAGTGAGTGGACCCACCCTGGCCTGCTACCCTGACCCTGCCTTTCCTTTGTCCCAACTACCTGTGGCCTCCCAGGAAGCAATGAATGAGATGAATGATGAGCTGCAGGAGAATGCACGTGAGACAGAACTGGAGCTGCGGGAGCAGTTGGACATGGCAGGCGCCCGGGTCCGGGAGGCCCAGAAGCGTGTGGAGGCAGCCCAGGAGACGGTTGCAGACTACCAGCAAACCATCAAGAAGTACCGCCAGCTGACCGCCCACCTACAGGTGTCTGTGCACCCCTTCATCTCCACCCATGATCACCCCAGGGCTCCCTCAAGACCCAGCTGTGCCTCATTGTCCTTCTCTGCTCCTAGGATGTGAATCGGGAACTGACAAACCAGCAGGAAGCGTCTGtggagaggcagcagcagccaccTCCAGAGACATTTGACTTCAAGATCAAATTTGCTGAGACTAAGGCCCATGCCAAGGTCAGGGAAGTGGGTACCAGAGATTGGGGGAGTGTTGGGGAGCCCAACCTGGGTGTGGCTGTGGGCTGACTGGTCTGGGGTTCTGGACTTCAGGTTCCTGCTGGAGGGGGTGGTTTTTGTGCTGGTTTGGAAGACTCCTAGCCTGGGTTTGTCCTAGAAGTTGGGGACCTGGTGGAGCCAAGGCATGGTGGTTCTGAGGCTCTCTCCAGCCCGGCTGAGAGCCTGCCTCCTGTCCACCTCACAGGCGATTGAGATGGAATTGAGGCAGATGGAGGTGGCCCAGGCCAACCGGCACATGTCCCTGCTGACAGCCTTCATGCCTGACAGCTTCCTTCGGCCAGGTGGGGACCATGACTGTGTTCTGGTGCTGCTGCTCATGCCTCGTCTCATTTGCAAGGTATGGCCAATGAATCACACGTTCCACAGGAGTCTCTTAAACTTGCTGTGAACCAGGCATTGAAGATGCTCAGTGAAGATAGCAGTCAGCGTCCCTGCTCAGAAAGAGTGTATGATGTAGTGGAGGAATGCAGTCAACCAAGTCGCAGATGGATGTATATTACAGATAGTGTGTTATGAAGGGGAGGTAGCTTCTTTGAGAGAACACCGTTGGGGATCTGACTTAGATGGAGGATGTCACTGAAGCAataacatttgagctgagacctagaAGATGACTAGGAGCTGGTGGGAGGATAATAGAACAGCATTCTAGGTTAAAAGGTAGCAGGAGCAGCAGCTTTAAGGCAAGAAAGAGCTTGGTCCCACTGGTCCCACTACCCTTTCATCTGCACATCTCAAATCCTCACAGCTGCCAGTAATCACATCATTACCCTTTCCCCGTGTGAGACTCCCTGCCCAATTCCCTGCTCGTCTAAGAGCTATAACTGCTTTCTCCCCCATGTATGTCCATGCCCCACCTCCTGCGCCGTAGTTGCTCAGCTCTGTGTCCTATGTTCCTGAATCTGTGTTCTCTGTCCTCTGTTCTGAGCCCCAAATCCCTGGTGCTTTTTCCGACAGGCAGAGCTGATCCGGAAGCAGGCCCAGGAGAAGTTTGAACTAAGTGAGAACTGTTCAGAGCGGCCTGGGCTCCGAGGAGCTTCTGGGGAACAGCTCAGCTTTGCTGCTGGGCTAGTGTACTCACTGAGTCTGCTGCAGGCCACACTCCACCGCTATGAACAGTAAGTGACCTCTGACCCCTCACTCCAGGGCCATGGGGCCAAGATTGGCTGGAACTGAGATTGCCTGGCAGGCCCAGGCCTCACAGAACCTTCTCTGGTCTCTAGTGCCCTCTCTCAGTGCAGTGTGGATGTGTATAAGAAGGTGGGCAGCCTCTACCCTGAGATGAGTGCGCATGAGCGCTCCTTGGATTTCCTTATTGAGCTGCTGCACAAGGATCAGCTGGATGAGACTGTTAATGTAGAGCCTCTCACCAAGGCCATCAAATACTACCAGGTCTGGGGCGAGAATTTGGGCTTGGCGCAGGAGGGAGGGATGGTTTCTCCTGCTGGGGGCTATTGGTTTCTCCCAGGCTGGCTGCTTGAGGCTTGGCTTGCTCTTAGTTGAACTTGCCTTAGGATGTAGTGCCTTGAGGGTTTCAGATTCTCTTGTACCTCTGGAGTCCCATGATGACTGGGGCTGAAATTGCAGTTTGAGAAGAATTCTCCATCCTTCCAAGGTCTAAAGGCTGTCTGTTTCTTTGTCATCTCTTCTCAGCATCTGTACAGCATCCACCTTGCTGAACAGCCTGAGGATAGTACCATGCAGCTGGCTGACCACATTAAGGTAAAGGGTCTGGGCCACTGCTTGAGCCTCCTATAGAAATCAGAAATGGAGAACATCAGATCAAGAGATCTGACCCTCAAGGGGTGTTCCATAAGACTGGAACAGGGTCATTAAGGCCACATCAGGGAAGCTAGAGAACCCATTCATGTGGCGGTGAGTGGAGAGTCTAGACGTCTTAGAGATGATGATGGGACAGAAGGACTCCTGCTGGGGCTGACAACCACACGCTTCTGTCCTCACAGTTCACCCAGAGTGCCCTGGACTGCATGAGCGTGGAGGTGGGGCGGCTGCGTGCCTTCTTGCAGGTGAGAGCACAGCTAGACTTGTTTGAGCTCCTCTTTCTTCCTAGTCTCCATCTTCTGACCTCCAGCCCTAATACTCACTTGGTTCCCCATTCATTTCCTATTCCCTGAGTagggtgggcaggaggcttcAGATATTGCCCTCCTACTCCGGGACCTGGAAACATCATGCAGTGACATCCGCCAGTTCTGCAAGAAGATCCGAAGGCGAATGCCGGGGACAGATGCTCCTGGGATCCCAGCTGCACTGGCCTTTGGACCACAGGTTTAGGGCTGCgaaggggaaagggaaggaagctgAGTAGAATCAGGAGGGACCCAGCATGTCAAGATCTGGATCTGGTCAGGGGACAAGAATGGTTTTGAGGTAGTTGGAAGCTGTGATGCTAGACCCAGGGTGGGCTCCTGACTCTGGCCTTTTGCGCAGGTATCCGACACACTCCTAGACTGCAGGAAACACTTGACGTGGGTGGTGGCTGTGCTGCAGGAGgtggcagctgctgctgctcagcTCATTGCCCCATTGGCAGAGAATGAGGGACTGCCTGTGGCTGCCCTGGAGGAGCTGGCTTTCAAAGCAAGCGAGCAGGTGGGCCTGGATGGCTGGGCAGAAGGTGTTGGGGTATCAGGTGGCCATTGTGGGTTTTTCACTGCTGCCCTTGGCTCCTGCAGATCTATGGGACCCCCTCTAGCAGCCCCTATGAGTGTCTGCGCCAGTCGTGCAATATCCTCATCAGTACCATGAACAAGTTGGCCACAGCCATGCAGGAGGGAGAGTATGATGCAGAGCGGCCCCCCAGCAAGGTGGGTGGGGAGCTCCTTGGAGGGGCTCCAGGGGCCTGGAGGAGCAGGACTTGCAGAGCTGCTGCTAGTTGtgggagggctgggaggcagggggaaGAAATCTGAAGAGCCCCGCCCTGTTTAGAAGGCAAGATTTTCCCTATGACTGGATCTCTCTGAAAGGATCACAGTGGTGacctcctctccccatccctgctctctgctcccaccCTGACCCTTAGCCTCCTCCAGTTGAGCTGCGGGCTGCAGCCCTTCGTGCAGAGATCACAGATGCTGAAGGCCTGGGCTTGAAGCTTGAAGACCGAGAGACAGTTATCAAGGAGTTGAAGAAGTCTCTCAAGATCAAGGTGAGGGTAGGGTAGACTCAGGATCTTGGGGGGCCAGAAAGTATGGTGGGGCACAGGGCAACAGTGAGTGTTGGGGGTTGAGGGGAGAAGTGGTGCCTGTGATCAGTGGGAGCGCTTCTGGGCCCTTAGGGAGCTTTCTATCTCAGGGACCTCTCTATCCCAGGGCCCTGGGGGGCCGGGGGAGGATGTAAGGGAACTAGAAGCTATATGCCCTCCCCCTCCAGGGGGAGGAGCTGAGTGAGGCCAACGTGCGGCTGAGCCTCTTGGAGAAGAAGTTGGACAGTGCTGCCAAGGATGCAGATGAGCGCATCGAAAAAGTCCAGACTCGGCTGGAGGAGACCCAGGCACTGCTGCGGAAGAAGGAGAAGTCAGGCACCTTCCCCAGGCCCCTGCTTGCTCCAACCCTCCCTTCTGCCAGTGGCTCTCTGCCTCCTAACCCATCCCCTACCCAGGCCCTCTCCTAGTGAGACTCCCTAGGGGAACAGACACTGTTTTCCTCCCCGACTGTCAACCACATTGTGTCACCCCAATCTGAGCCTGTGCTGGCCCTGGCCCCTCACCAGCAGGGCTACTCCAAGGCCCTGTCAGGActgaggagtgggggtggggctgtgggGAAGGGACACTGCCTAAGACCAGATTCTCTTTCACAGAGAGTTTGAGGAGACGATGGATGCACTCCAGGCTGACATCGACCAGCTagaggcagagaaggcagagcTAAAGCAGCGGCTGAACAGCCAGTCCAAGCGCACAATCGAGGGGCTCCGGGGGCCCCCTCCCTCGGGTATAGCTACCCTGGTCTCTGGCATTGCTGGTGGTGAGTGCAGTGGGACAGGCAGCACTGGCCCAGAGGAGATCGCATGGGCTTCCTTCTGTCCTTGGCCTCAGTTTGACTTCTGCCCCCTTCTTATCGCTGGATGTGTAGCCAGGAGTGTGCTTGCCGCATTTCACTCTGTGTCAGCTTTCACCAAGTTTTTACTTTTCCCAAAGATACGTACAGAGTCCTTCTGACCAATAGGGCATTACTCAGTTGTCAGTGAAGCTCAGAATTACAACAGTTGGACTCTAGTAGATGTCCCTTCTGGGTCTGCACTCTGACTTTTCTGTCCCAGCCCTGTAATCCCAGAGGGTCGTCGTCCTGTACCTGGCTGGGCCACCTCTGCTGCAGTGTCCAGCTGTGCCTCCTGCTTGCTCTTGATTGCTCCTATGCTTGCACACTGTGTTTTCCCCATTGAGTTCACATGGCTTCACCCTGTGATGCGGTTGCCTCTTCTGTTGATCAATTCTCCCACTTTCTCTTGGGGCTTGTGTTTGAGCTTTGCCTGGCCTCTTGGTGTGGTCAGGGCTCCTTATCTGGAATTTTTCTGGCTTCCCTAGTTTCCTGACCAGGGAGGTGGCCACTGTCATCTTAGTTTTCATCTGTCCTATAGTTTTTCAGTTTCCTGTTCACCCTTCTTACTTCCAGAAGACAAACTCCTTGCCTTGGAAATAAGCCTTCAGGATCTCTAGACCTCCTCTGCTGTACAGTCTTGTCAGCTGGCCTCACCTAGGGTCTTATCCTCATCCAAGCCCCTGTCGCTGGTGCCTCTTGATCTTGGGAGGTGACCAAATACCTTCTGACTTTAGACTCCTGTGGTACATATGGCTCCTGTTCTTGGGGAAGGGGTCTCCAGAATTACTACATTGTGTGGTTGTAGCACAGGCTCTTTAAACAAATACTGGTTCTGAATTTATGAAATTTCTCACCGAAAAAGGGGTCATTTACCTCAGAGCAATGGGGAACCCTGAGGATCATGGGAATACGCCTGCATCCTCAACTTAAGCTTTGCTGCTGGCAAGTACTGAGGGTGCAGGCATATCGGGGTCTCGGGAGCATTCCTTCTGCACTTCTTGGAGGTGGACTatgaggcagggaggcaggaccAACCTCAGGCCCCAAGTGCTTCCTCCATTGCACACTCCTACTGCTGCTCTTTCTCATACCTCACATCCTATCTTGTGGCCTCACTCtcctttcttatctttctttcacACATATTTACTCccctttcttatctttctttcacACATATTTGTTCTTCCCCCAAAGGTAGAAGGGGCTTGTTAGAGAGGGTGTGGTGATCAGCAAAAAAGGGTTTTCCCGGAGGTCCTGTCCTGGATTCCTCTGGTGTGTCTCCCTAACCCCCAAATCATCtaattcttctctcctcttttcctgctcGCCCACGGGCTATCCCGAGCACAGAAGAACAGCAGCGAGGTAGAGACACACCCTGGCTGGGGATTGCCAGGGCTAGTGGAAattggggctgggggagcagggtGAGACTTCTCCCTTGGGAGCAACCAGgacaggaggtgggaggggctaAGGAAAGCAGATGAGCAGGGATGAAGCCCATCTTCAGCCCTCTCCACCTGGGGCTGATGACATTTATTGTGGTACCCACAGGAGGCGCCCCTGGGCAGGCTCCTGGGtctgtgccaggcccagggctggtgAAGGACTCACCACTGCTGCTTCAGCAGATCTCTGCCATGAGGCTGCACATCTCCCAGCTCCAGCATGAGAACAGCATCCTCAAGGTAAAGGAGACACAGGGAGgactggggtggaggtggagcaTACATCCTCCATTAATGATAGACAGCAGGGGCCTTCTGTCATCTCTTACCACCCCACCTCTTTTCCCCTACAGGGAGCCCAAATGAAGGCATCGTTAGCAGCCCTGCCCCCTCTGCATGTGGCAAAGCTCTCCCTTCCACCCCATGAGGGCCTTGGCAGTGACCTAGCAGCTGGAGCACTGTATCGTAAGACCAGCCAGCTCCTGGAGACATTGAATCAGCTGAGTACACACACCCACGTGGTAGACATCACTCGTACCAGCCCTGGTATGGACCCGCCAACCCCTGAGATGAATAACACACCctctctctttgcctctgggatgtAGCCCCTGCCCAGGCAGTTCCCACACCATAGAGCTTCTTCCCAATGCTGCTCTTTGGCCTCTGTGTGCAGTTTACTTGATTCCCCCTCCCTTTCATGTGCCCGTTCCATGAGAGGGTCCAGTACTTGATCCTTAATCTAGTACAGCTGCCTGCCTGGGCCTTGGCGGGCCTCACTAGCCTTCTGTCCCCACAGCTGCCAAGAGCCCATCGGCTCAGCTCCTGGAGCAAGTGGCTCAGCTCAAGTCCCTAAGCGACACCATCGAGAAGCTCAAGGTCAGTTCACACCCTGCCCTTCCTCAGCCAACAGAGCTCGCTGCAGAGCATTCCCTGGTGGAGCCCTTAGCATATTCATTTCCACAGGCACTCTCAGAGTTCctctgggcccagccctgtgctagACGGCTCAGTGCAGGGGAGGTGGAAGGGAAGGCACAGTTCCTGCCTTGGGAGCTCAGTGTCTTGGTGCAAACAGAAGGTAGATTCTTGTCACCAAAATGGGTTGAGCGAGGATTCCCTTTAAAGTGTTTGGTTCAGGTGCAGCTTCAGTCAGAGCTGAGATCACTGTGGGGTAGAATGGTTGGGGATGGCTTCCCAGAGGCCATAGAACCTGAGTTTGGCCTTCAAGGATAAGTATCTTAAAGTAAGGATGTTGCgtgggaagggggttggaggtgAGAGCAAAAGTATGGCCATAGAGAGGACTGGGTTCCTGCTCCCTGGGTATTAGTGTCCCTTTGAAACCAGGGAGATACTGGGCTTTGGAGGTCCCCTAAATGAACCTTTGTTGTCCTCCTCCTATGCCAGGATGAAGTCCTCAAGGAGACCGTGTCTCAGCGCCCTGGTGCCACGGTCCCCACTGACTTTGCCACCTTCCCTTCATCTGCCTTCCTCAGGGTAAGAGGGAGCatggggaggaggatgggcaggatGGAGGGCTCAGGTGGgggcccttcccctctccctcagaATTTGAAGAGGGCTCTGGGGTCTCAGGTTCAACAACTACATATCCTGAATTATCTCCCTGAGTCTTACTTGCAAGTAACTCAAGAGTGCTTGCAGTGCTTCCAGAAATTCCAATATTTCAGCAGTTAAACATCTTCTATGACTTTTGACACCAGGAGGGGCTCAAAACTCCCTGTCAGGGTGTGTACCCCAATTCTGATTACGAAAATGTGGTCACCGTAGCTTAGGAGCTCAAAAACCTGTCTCCCAGGAGCTTGTTTGGTCTCAGGGCCAAGGGACCTTGTCAGTGGCACACAGCTCAGTGAGCCCCTGACCTGGAGGCCTCTTCTCCTTACCAACTCCCAGGCCAAGGAGGAGCAGCAGGATGACACTGTCTACATGGGCAAAGTGACCTTCTCGTGTGCGGCTGGCCTTGGACAGCGACACCGGCTGGTGCTGACCCAGGAGCAGCTGCACCAGCTTCACAGTCGCCTCATCTCCTAAGTGCTCCTTCCCTCACGTTCCCTTCTACCCTCTGCCCGATGCACAGCCACCTCAGCCAGTCCCCAGGTAGAACCATGTATGTAAAACTATTTCTACCCTATTCAGCTTCACCCCTACCTGTCAGTGCCCTGCCCCTTGACCTGG belongs to Equus asinus isolate D_3611 breed Donkey chromosome 6, EquAss-T2T_v2, whole genome shotgun sequence and includes:
- the DCTN1 gene encoding dynactin subunit 1 isoform X15 codes for the protein MSAEASARPLRVGSRVEVIGKGHRGTVAYVGATLFATGKWVGVILDEAKGKNDGTVQGRKYFTCDEGHGIFVRQSQIQVFEDGADTTSPETPDSSASKILKRDGTDSTAKTSKLPTRPASTGVAGASSSLGPSGSASAGELSSSEPSTPAQTPLAAPIIPTPALTSPGAAPPLPSPSKEEEGLRAQVRDLEEKLETLRLKRAEDKAKLKELEKHKIQLEQVQEWKSKMQEQQADLQRRLKEARKEAKEALEAKERYMEEMADTADAIEMATLDKEMAEERAESLQQEVEALKERVDELTTDLEILKAEIEEKGSDGAASSYQLKQLEEQNARLKDALVRMRDLSSSEKQEHVKLQKLMEKKNQELEVVRQQRERLQEELSQAESTIDELKEQVDAALGAEEMVEMLTDRNLNLEEKVRELRETVGDLEAMNEMNDELQENARETELELREQLDMAGARVREAQKRVEAAQETVADYQQTIKKYRQLTAHLQDVNRELTNQQEASVERQQQPPPETFDFKIKFAETKAHAKAIEMELRQMEVAQANRHMSLLTAFMPDSFLRPGGDHDCVLVLLLMPRLICKAELIRKQAQEKFELSENCSERPGLRGASGEQLSFAAGLVYSLSLLQATLHRYEHALSQCSVDVYKKVGSLYPEMSAHERSLDFLIELLHKDQLDETVNVEPLTKAIKYYQHLYSIHLAEQPEDSTMQLADHIKFTQSALDCMSVEVGRLRAFLQGGQEASDIALLLRDLETSCSDIRQFCKKIRRRMPGTDAPGIPAALAFGPQVSDTLLDCRKHLTWVVAVLQEVAAAAAQLIAPLAENEGLPVAALEELAFKASEQIYGTPSSSPYECLRQSCNILISTMNKLATAMQEGEYDAERPPSKPPPVELRAAALRAEITDAEGLGLKLEDRETVIKELKKSLKIKGEELSEANVRLSLLEKKLDSAAKDADERIEKVQTRLEETQALLRKKEKEFEETMDALQADIDQLEAEKAELKQRLNSQSKRTIEGLRGPPPSGGAPGQAPGSVPGPGLVKDSPLLLQQISAMRLHISQLQHENSILKGAQMKASLAALPPLHVAKLSLPPHEGLGSDLAAGALYRKTSQLLETLNQLSTHTHVVDITRTSPAAKSPSAQLLEQVAQLKSLSDTIEKLKDEVLKETVSQRPGATVPTDFATFPSSAFLRAKEEQQDDTVYMGKVTFSCAAGLGQRHRLVLTQEQLHQLHSRLIS